DNA sequence from the Rhizoctonia solani chromosome 10, complete sequence genome:
cttcaaactaatcaacagccgtgagcgggcgtgatgtagagcgggttttctgcaagcgggtggatctgctgattgaCTCTGCTGACAATTGGTGTGGTGACcaggggtatgcgggcaatagggatagcctgccttatagcaatttgctactacgtgggaccaacagctctttgattattccagctgaaaggggagtccgatcacgtgtttttgcttgtgctagtacaggtatccTTCTCGGGGGTTGGAACTTAGTAGAGATgggtgcagaacggtttgcaaccgacgtaaggttgattacctagtgtcctagacgtccttaaggggcgtcgaggtagcgggcgcttgaggccgtatagaactaagtagaaccgcgtaaggcggcggggggtctacctacaacaacaaactaactaactacggtGACCGGGCGCTGTAAGGCGTCGGCgggctacctaagtacagtgagggcaacgcttaaggcgtgtatctaagtggttaccggctataaggccttgtacaatgtgtggagtgcaacaagaggtaattgacctgggtgttaccatggttggttggcctccttatatattacagagttgtgctaattacaaatacaatatatgcaataccataaccaataagaaccccgctccgcagtcggccttactcatgcatacatgtcactgacatgtcataatgatgtcatcaggtggaggtggctacgtgtgctgagttaagtgcggatggggacgtggcttggcgcttagcgtatgatataagcgccaaagtcacgtgattgaaaatgtcgtctGTTtaacttcgtttaaatttgagaaaatgggaataaattccctggtattgagtgtgtctatgacacaCTGATCATTGCAatctggaatactggaaggaatcccgcACGTTCAATTGctgccatgcacaatggcacctactTCTTGCCGggtacaatttccaaattgtgtaTTGCCCTGGCAAGCAGTCCagcaaaccagatgccctatCACGTTGTTCCAATCATGCTGATATTCCACCCGCCAACCAAACCATGTTGCCTGACCCcatatttgccaacgttgcctTAGTAACACCGGAAAAGGAGCTCCAATGCCAAATTGAGGCAGCCTTGGAccaagacaagtccctggaggaaatcctccaattcctacagaacaaatccaaggcacccccctccatcaaacgcgcgtttAAGGATTACAAGATGGAGGCTGGTCTACTT
Encoded proteins:
- a CDS encoding Retrotransposable element Tf2 protein produces the protein MLPDPIFANVALVTPEKELQCQIEAALDQDKSLEEILQFLQNKSKAPPSIKRAFKDYKMEAGLLFYQGWIVVPDVGTLRTDLLCIFHNSPLAGHPGRQLL